The region AACCTATTGACAGAGCTGTGTACACTGAGCAAAACATAAGACAAGCCAAAATTGTGTCATCAGCAGCATAAAAGGAGCAAACACCACCGGGCATAGAAATAATCTGTTATCCAACTGACACATCTTCGTCTCTCCTGAGAGACTCAAAGATGCACTGGTTTCACAAACCTCACTCTTTGTTGCTGTAATGATGAAAAAGTCTCCGGAATTAGCTGCGAGCTAAAAGAGCGGAGGTGATAAGGGCAAGCTTGCAGCACACCCAGAGTGATATCCATGAAAGCAGTCCATTATGTGGCTGGTCATTGAAAACAGTCTGCAGAGCATTCATGTGCCACAGCTGCTACCAACACACAGGCTAAGTGAGGAGGCGGAAAGAGGAAAAAGCACTCACCATAACTCTGGGGTAGCCCACGGGATCCTTCAGGTAGGGTTCATAGTGCCTCAGGTAGTCAGAACAGGCTTCTACAGGGGAGTCCAGAGCCACCTACAGAGGGTGGACAATATAACAGCTCATCGTATAATGAGGCTCCTTTAAATGTGCcactgaaaatgaatggattttattattCCCTTACACTGACTGGATACAACACAGTACAGCATGAGATCAATATCGCTCTCAAGTCTGTTTAGTGAATGTGAAGCTTCAGTCTGCAGCTAGTTACTTTAGCTTAGCACAAATAATGGAAACTGTAAgcggtggcagtggctcagtggttaagcgggcggtagagcgggtcgtcctatgatttcaagatcggcggttcgattcctgctcccacccaaaaaaatacctggaggtgagctgacagtgggaggtgtcagctcacctctggagcactgccgaggcacccttgagcaaggtgcggTCCCCttcacaaattgctcatttaaggcgcaccaagaaggagctgcctgccactctacctcccctgcatgcctacaggcccccctgtgtgtgtgtgtgtgtgtttgtgatacaggggcctgtactcactaatatatgtgtatgcatgcgtttgaatcagtagctagagtgtgcgttcttaatttcccttcgagaAATCaaggggatcaaaacagtatataaaatttaaaaaaaaaaaagacattgagCAGACAAAATCCACTGAACACCACCTAAGgaacacaaatgaaatgaaaaggtcCTTCTTAATGTTTATTTGAGGTTGAGCTGCGCTAATCTAACCAgtaattgtaattttatttataatacaaGCATGTACAGTATTCTCATCAACTGAGAATTCTgaacttttccttttccttttaaTAATGCTGTCATATTTTTTGACATGTAAATTatgttaaaacacacaaaattctATCCTCATCCTTTATGGAGCTAAACATAAATGCATAGCATTCTCATGGTTCTCATTTAGTTTAATTATAGCTTGTAATGGTTAAATAATACACTCTGCTTAAATTCTGAACATTCAGTCAATGAATAAATTACATGAGGACGAAATTAGTCATTGCTTAGAGATCCCATGAAGCCTTGCCCTTAATCTGACACTCACCAAGCCTCTGAGGATGGTGAAGGCCATGGCAACTAACAAGAGCAGCACCAAGATCAGATCCAAGGGACGCCAGATTAACTTCATGCTCTGGGCTTGCTGGGCCTGTGGGAATATGTCAGCACGATGTTATGTACTTTATAGAGCTGGTCAAGGCTGTGGTTTAATCATACTCATTTTCACTTCAATGAGATTCAATTTGACTCTGTGCAGTGGAATTAATTAATGCATGAATAAGGCTTCTCTGTAatgcatttcattcattatggatgtattttgtacatttgtaaGAAATACTTGTGAAAAACAATAACTGTAATTATAACAAACTCTCAACTAGATATGTAAGAACTATATATTCATCTATTCccttaaaaacaaaactgactttaatttgttcacatttttatccAGCCTGtgaatgtaaataatttatttacccTTCTTTAATCTCTGGTTTGGTCTCCACCCACTCCCAGACAAAATATTAGACTCTTCAACTGTATCTGACTGCGTGACTGAGTTCACACAAAGCAATTCTTCTCAGTTGTTCTCTGGTAGCCCTCCAGAAAGAAGACAACATTTGCATCCCCACTCTCTGCCACACACACTCtttggtgtgtgtctgcacatgcGCACCTTATCAtacaccatagcagaggagtaAATACTCCTTGCACAAGTTCTATTAATTACAATTAATTGTACATTACATGTAGATGCGAAAGCACCACTGCCTTCTACTGTAGCGGATGTGCAATTACAGGTTATTCTGGTACATCAATGAAAAAGATTGGAGTAGTTTCTCTGTGCGTTTTCCCCAGGGTCAGCCCACCCCCCGCACCCGCCCCCCACCTCATCGTTGGACGGCGCGCCCCACCATTTGAGAATCACTGCTCAATCATAAAAGTTTTAGTACCACTTGCTGCAGAAAATGgcagcaaacaaaaaatagTATGTAGAGGTACATAAACTAAACGTTTAAATACATTCAGCAAcctttttcaaattaatttcttaGAAAATATTACTGTGCTGTCATACATTGTATCCCCCGATGAGTGGTCTATCCTTGGGCCTGGTAAATAATGTGACAGCTCCCCATACAGGCATCAGCAGGAAGACAAAGTTGAGCCAGAAGGCTGGTTGGATCTCTGATCCATATTTACCTGCCAAATAGAAAAGACATACTTTTATCAGTTGGTAGTCACCTGCAGAAAGATCCATTTCAATGCAGATTGATCATCATGCTACTAAATAAACTACCACAGGGAGCCTAAAGTAAAGGCTTGCATTAGTGCGCCTACGTTAACACAACCATCAgaacaacatactgtatttctgtatGTTTGAATCTTGAGACATTTATGTAGGTAATTTGAAATACTGAGAAAAGATTCTTCAGGtctgctttctgttttgttctgtggGTTGTGAGGGCATGCGAGGCATGGAGATAATTTCTATTTTGTTGGCAGGCTGAACTGTGACACTGATGGCACATGACACTGCAGGTGTTCACTTTAATAAAGCTTTGCCATCACAGGAtgagcagacaggaaacagaggatGAGGCTCACCTGCCACTATCCCAGTGATAAACACTGACATGTTGGCGCACAAAGAGCCAGCCCAGAACAAGCCTAGGCTACGGTAGGCTTTCCTgggaaagacacaaaaaaaaaaccagagagATTATATTATCATAAAAACAATAGAGGGTAAAACAAGCGTGATAAAACAAGTTTTGTTTAGTCTCATGGCTCTATAATGATATAATTGACGTATCCATCACACGAATAGTTGTGCAATATAAAGCCCAGCACGGTTCTTCCCAGCGCTAAAAACCTGATATAGTTTAGAAGACTATTTAATTTCCATGATAATGCCTGCCCCCAAGGCAGTACTCGCTCTGAACTCTTGAACTCACTGGCAGCGCATTATGACAAAAACGCCCTTTATAACGaatctgtaaatatttgtttattctgCCTATTGTGTTGATTGAAACACCCGATTTCCCACCAGCTGCATTTTCCACTTCTTTTGAATCAAATATGTTAATAAGAAGGTCTGAGGATTATTTTGAAGTGTGGACATTTTTGATCTCAGCTTAGATATCATTTGACTTTATCTTTCACAAACTTCTAAGAAGTTATTTGCTTTGTTGAATTGTTTAATCCAGATCTCTCTACGGTCAATTTTAGATCTGTTTTTTTGATGGAGAGAAACACAAATGAGTTTGAAGTGAAGCTACTTTACCATCACCCACCTGTCTGTTATCCTGCTGATCATCACCAGATACATGATAAAGTGTGCTATTCCATCCCAATAACACATCATGATGGCATAGGAGGTTCCCAGATAAGGTTCTCCCtacaacacagatgtgaagtgGATGGTATGATGACTGATAGGTTCCAGGGGCATATTGTGTACTTCATCAGTTTCTCCACTCTTGTCTATGTTATGTTTAAATCAAATCCAGGCACATTTATTCTTATAGTTACAAGTTAATTATCAGAATTTTAGAAACAAGAATAATTAAATGAACCTACTGTCTTTCTGTAGAATTCCATAAAGCCAGAGATAATGCCATCGTACTCCAAGGCACTAACCAGGTCAATGACACAGGTAAAAGAAAATTCTGCAAAGACTACAAAAGAAGCCTGTAtgtaaaaatagaagaaatggCAGCAAAATGACACAGAACCTCAATCTACATGTGTAACTAATTCCCAGGTTTTTTCCAAATCTTAAAATCTGCTGT is a window of Antennarius striatus isolate MH-2024 chromosome 7, ASM4005453v1, whole genome shotgun sequence DNA encoding:
- the tm6sf2b gene encoding transmembrane 6 superfamily member 2b, coding for METFVFLFSFSVLGVLYAMNNVPAFQEPFVVLEIGVAVLVIVFLFYFLITRGNPPKDPLFFVFAEFSFTCVIDLVSALEYDGIISGFMEFYRKTGEPYLGTSYAIMMCYWDGIAHFIMYLVMISRITDRKAYRSLGLFWAGSLCANMSVFITGIVAGKYGSEIQPAFWLNFVFLLMPVWGAVTLFTRPKDRPLIGGYNAQQAQSMKLIWRPLDLILVLLLLVAMAFTILRGLVALDSPVEACSDYLRHYEPYLKDPVGYPRVMMLHLFFYGLPLLGAFVYGLLKPGCTWMSDWTLFFAGAMIQCQWAHIGGSLHPRTATQFHIPDDVFWSVLAANLLYAATPLLLALRVQNDPYFFLKIAPFPGQTGLPNSEEKDTKYKDK